One genomic segment of Helianthus annuus cultivar XRQ/B chromosome 14, HanXRQr2.0-SUNRISE, whole genome shotgun sequence includes these proteins:
- the LOC110906976 gene encoding probable aspartyl protease At4g16563 encodes MSLSLITIFSLITTLCIPPSSSQTTLKLSLSPIHNPHIAGSKSTNPWVQTLNHLSSSSLARAHYLKHPKDNSSASNSQFNSKINSQIPLFPQSYGAYSVSLSVGSPGQTLSFVMDTGSSLVWFPCTKRYMCYGCDFPGVNETRVPKFIPRLSSSAKIIGCSNKKCGLLFGSGSSGQCTSKEICPAYMVQYGSGSTSGLLLSETLNFKEGGVKDFVVGCSILSTRQPAGIAGFGRGPASLPVQMGLKKFSYCLVSHRFDDAPVSSEMVLVRNSKNMGSSNSAGIAGVSYTKFRENPGSSNSAFKEYYYLSLRKITVGGKTVKIPYDFLVPGSDGNGGTIIDSGTTFTFMDNQVHNLVAKEFESQVSKYKRAADVEDMTGLRPCFNVSGKRVEIPELMFHFKGGAKLALPTADYFSLLGDTDALCMTIVSSDRIGLGQKLGPSIIIGNYQQQNIYVEYDLEKGRLGFKKQQCK; translated from the coding sequence ATGTCTCTCTCTCTCATCACCATCTTCTCTCTCATCACCACCCTCTGCATCCCACCTTCTTCCTCCCAAACCACCCTCAAACTCTCTCTCTCACCAATCCACAACCCACACATTGCAGGCTCCAAATCCACCAATCCATGGGTTCAAACACTAAATCatctttcatcttcttcattaGCCAGAGCCCATTACCTTAAACACCCTAAAGACAATTCCTCTGCTTCTAATTCTCAGTTTAATTCCAAAATTAATTCTCAAATTCCCCTGTTTCCACAGAGCTATGGTGCATACTCTGTTTCTTTAAGTGTCGGGTCACCAGGTCAAACACTATCGTTTGTTATGGATACTGGAAGCAGTCTTGTTTGGTTCCCCTGTACCAAACGGTATATGTGTTACGGGTGTGATTTTCCTGGTGTGAATGAAACCCGTGTGCCCAAATTCATACCCAGATTGTCTTCATCTGCTAAGATTATCGGATGTAGTAATAAGAAATGCGGGTTGCTTTTCGGGTCGGGTAGCTCGGGTCAGTGTACCAGTAAGGAGATATGCCCGGCTTATATGGTGCAATACGGGTCCGGGTCGACATCCGGGTTGTTGTTGTCGGAGACTTTGAATTTCAAGGAGGGTGGGGTGAAGGATTTTGTTGTCGGGTGTTCGATTCTTTCGACCCGACAACCCGCGGGTATAGCCGGGTTTGGGCGTGGGCCGGCTTCGTTACCCGTGCAGATGGGGCTTAAAAAGTTTTCGTATTGTTTGGTTTCGCACCGGTTTGATGACGCTCCGGTGAGTAGTGAGATGGTTTTGGTTCGGAATTCGAAGAATATGGGTTCTTCGAATTCTGCTGGCATCGCTGGAGTTAGTTATACGAAGTTTCGTGAGAACCCGGGGAGTTCTAACTCCGCGTTTAAGGAATACTACTATTTAAGCCTTAGGAAAATAACCGTCGGCGGTAAGACGGTTAAGATCCCGTATGATTTTCTGGTGCCGGGATCTGATGGAAATGGTGGTACCATCATTGATTCCGGCACCACGTTTACCTTTATGGACAATCAAGTCCATAATCTGGTGGCAAAAGAGTTTGAAAGTCAAGTTTCAAAGTATAAACGGGCTGCTGACGTGGAAGACATGACCGGGTTACGACCGTGTTTTAACGTCAGTGGTAAACGGGTGGAAATACCCGAGTTAATGTTTCACTTCAAAGGCGGAGCTAAATTAGCGCTTCCCACTGCGGATTACTTCTCGTTATTGGGGGATACGGATGCGTTGTGTATGACGATCGTATCCAGTGACCGGATCGGGTTGGGTCAAAAACTCGGGCCGTCGATAATCATAGGAAATTATCAACAGCAGAATATATACGTGGAGTACGATTTGGAAAAGGGAAGGCTCGGTTTCAAGAAGCAACAATGCAAGTAA